A portion of the Vulpes vulpes isolate BD-2025 chromosome 5, VulVul3, whole genome shotgun sequence genome contains these proteins:
- the LOC112912021 gene encoding olfactory receptor-like protein OLF1 yields the protein MELMDGNYTLVTEFILLGFPTRPELQIVLFLVFLTLYGIILTGNIGLMMLIRTDPHLQTPMYFFLSNLSFADLCFSSAIVPKMLVNFLSENKSISLYGCALQFYFSCAFADTESFILAAMAYDRYVAICNPLLYTVVMSRGICVWLIVLSYIGGNMSSLVHTSFAFILKYCDKNVINHFFCDLPPLLKLSCTDTSVNEWLLSTYGSSVEIFCFIVIVISYYFILRSVLRIRSSSGRKKTFSTCASHLTSVAIYQGTLLFIYSRPSYLYTPNTDKIISVFYTIIIPVLNPLIYSLRNKDVKDAAKRAVRLKVDSS from the coding sequence ATGGAATTGATGGATGGAAACTACACCTTGGTGACCGAGTTTATTCTTTTAGGGTTTCCAACCCGCCCTGAACTGCAGATTGTCCTATTCCTCGTGTTTCTGACATTGTATGGTATAATTTTAACAGGGAATATTGGACTGATGATGTTAATCAGGACCGACCCTCACCTTCAAACccctatgtattttttccttagcAACCTCTCCTTTGCAGACCTTTGTTTCTCCTCAGCCATTGTTCCCAAGATGTTGGTCAACTTCCTCTCAGAAAATAAATCTATCTCCCTTTATGGCTGTGccctacagttttatttttcatgtgcttttgcTGATACAGAATCCTTTATCCTGGCTGCCATGGCATACGATCGCTATGTTGCCATCTGTAATCCTCTACTGTATACAGTTGTGATGTCCCGGGGCATCTGTGTATGGTTGATTGTCTTGTCCTACATTGGAGGTAACATGAGTTCCCTGGTTCACACATCCTTTGCCTTTATTCTGAAATACTGCGATAAAAATGTCATTAATCATTTTTTCTGCGACCTCCCTCCCCTGCTTAAGCTATCCTGCACAGACACCTCAGTTAATGAGTGGCTTCTCTCTACATATGGCAGCTCAGTGGAAATTTTCTGCTTCATCGTCATTGTCATCTCCTACTATTTCATTCTGCGCTCAGTCTTGAGGATCCGCTCTTCCAGTGGCAGAAAGAAAACCTTCTCCACGTGTGCCTCTCACCTGACTTCTGTGGCCATCTATCAGGGGACTCTTCTCTTCATTTACTCACGGCCCAGCTATCTGTATACTCCCAACACTGATAAAATTATCTCCGTGTTCTACACCATTATTATCCCAGTGTTGAATCCGTTGATTTATAGTTTgagaaataaagatgtaaaagatGCCGCTAAGAGAGCTGTAAGGTTAAAAGTGGATTCCTCATGA